GAACCTAACCCATGACGTCTTGACCTTTATAAACCGGCTCGGCTTCCTGGTTAGCGTCACCCCGGCGCAGGCCGGGGTCCACGGATAATCCTGAGCGCCGCCGGAAAACCCAAGCCCCGCCCCCTTCGCGTCTTCGCGATTCAAAGGCCATCCTCACAGGCCGCCCATCATCGCCAAGCCTCCCGCCCCCCCTCTTCTAGCATCCCCGCTCAAGCGGGCATCCAGCCGGAATGACAAGAAAGCGCGGCCTTCGTCGTGATCGCCGTGATCGTTGTGTTTCAAAAAACTCTGCGCCCTCCGCGCCTCTGGGGTAAAATTAAAGCTTTTTCATATTCTCCCTGATCCATGCAGCGAACTCCTCCTCGCTCACGCTCCCGCCCGCCAGCCCCACGGTCATCAGAACACACGCCGCATCATCCACCGCCAGTTCAAACCCGTTGAGCAGCAGGAAGAGTTCCGTCACGACGAACGCCGTGCGCTTGTTCCCGTCCTGAAACGGATGGTTCCGCGCAATGCCGTATCCATACGAAGCTGCCAGCGCCGCAAGGTCCGGTGTCCCGTAATTCAAAAGATTCTGCGGCCTTGCCAGCGCGGATTGCAAAAGGGAAAGGTCGCGCACCCCCGCAAGCCCGCCATGCTCACCGACCTGCGCGTCATGCACGGCCAGTGCAACCGTTTCCAGAATCCAGATAATCTTGCTCATTTCGCCAGTTCGCGCAGCGCGTTCCGGCGCTTTTTCATGAGTTTACGCGCCGCGTCCATCTGCTCCGCAAAGGAGGGGTCATAGGGCGACAGGGTGACACCCTCGCTCGTTTCGCGCAGCCACAGCGCATCCCCCTTTTCGAGGTTGAGATGCGTCAGCACCTCCTTGGGCAAAACGACGCCCAGCGAATTGCCGATCTTGGTGATTTTCAGTTCCATGGCCGCGCCTTTCGGAAAAAGATGTTATAACTCATGTTATAACAAAAACGCCGCCCCGTCAAAATGCTTGAGTCAAAATCAAAACAAAACGCCACCGAACCCGTCACCGAGCCGCAGGCCGGGGTCCACGGCCAATCCTGAGCGCAATCGCAAACGAAACCACCGCCCCCTTCGCGTCTTCGCGATTCAAATGAACCCTTCTCGCCTGCAGCCCTGGAATCGCCAAGTCGCAAAGACTCAAAGCCTCCCGCGCTCCCCTCTTCTAGCATCCCCGCGCAAGCGGGGATCCAGTCAAAACAATTCAATAGGTTCCAGCTTTCGCAGGAATGACAAGAAAAGCGCCGCCCGCGTTGTGATCGCCGTGCCCGCTGTGTTTCAAAAAAAACTCTGCGCCCCCTGCGCCTCTGCGGTTAAAACCACTTTTTGCCAACCGCCCGCAAACCCGCTATACTCAAACCGTCAAGGGCGCACTGCGCCCTTTTTCATAGCGCGGAAAATCAAACACGAGCGAAACGCGAAGAACTTAGTCCGCTCTCCTCCGCGCCCTGACAAATCAATCACTTAACCTTGAAAAACCGGACTAACCGGACTTGGTCCGAACGCCCATCCCCGGCGCCTTCGCACGGAAATCCTTCCGTTTATCCTTGTTCAGGAACGGCCACAGCAGCTGGTGCGTGAATTTCGCGGGCATGAATTCGTTGATCCCGATATTCGCCGGCGGGCGGCGGTCCTTCGGGTTGATGTAGGTGCCGAAAATCATATCCCACAGCACGATATTCTCCCCGTAATTTGTATTGCCCTCAGCCAGATCGCGGCTGTGATGCCAGCGGTGCAGCCCCGGCGTATTGAACACAGAGGAAAGCCAGCCAAAGCGCATCTCTACGTTGCAATGCGTGAGCATCCCGATAAAGGCCGTGACCGCGGACATCCATTGTAGAACCTCCATCGGCGCCCCCAGCAGCGCGAGCGGGATCATCCCCATCAGCACACGGTAGAGACTATCCATGAAATGAAACCGCCCGGTATTGACGAACCACAGCCGCGTGACGCTGTGATGCACGGCATGAAAACGCCACAGCACAGGGATTTCATGCGCCGTGCGGTGCGACCAGTAGCACATGAATTCGGCAATCACCACGGCAAAAGCCACCTGAAAACCCATCGGCCAGTTGCGCGGCCACAGATCCGGCCCGAAAATCCCGTACCCCTGCTCCGTAACGGGCCGGAACACCTCCGACAGCCCGATCACCCCGGCAAACACGAACAACGTATGCACCGTCCCCTTGGTGGTCAGCGTATGCGCGATATCCGCCAGCGTCTGGCCGTCCGGCTCCAGCCATTCCCGCTCGTGCGGCATGAACCGCTCCAGGAAAAACAGGCTGAAAATGAGAAGTATGTAAGAAAAAATAAACCCGAGGATCGGAATCCCGAACGAAAACGCAATCCCGGTCAGGGTCATGCAGAGCATGAAAAGCCCCGGCCACGCGATCCACGACAGCCAGTACTTGAGGGCGGATTCCTCTTCCTTTTGCAGGGCTTGTGTCGTCTGCTCCATCTCAAACCTTCGCGGCGCTCTTGGCGGGAACAGCTGCGCCGACGCTGTAATAATCCTTATACCATTCCATGAATGTTTTCATCCCCTCTTGCAGGGATGTCTTGGGCCGGAAGCCCACAGCCGCCTCCAGCGAGTCCGTATCGGCATACGTCGCGTAAACGTCGCCCGGCTGCATGGGAAGAAAATTCTTTTTCGCTGTTATTCCAAGCTCTTTCTCGATGATCTGAATTAAATCCATGAGGTTTTCGGGCGAATGTGCCCCGATATTGTAGATACGGTACGGATCGGCGCTCTGTGAAGGATCGGGATTCATTAAGTCATATGAAGGATTTGCCTTGGGGATATATTCCAGAACCCGCTCCATCGATTCGACGATATCATCGATAAAAGTAAAGTCGCGCCTCATATCCCCGTTATTATAAACGTCTATGGCCTTGCCCTCGACGATAGCCTTGGTGAATTTAAAATAAGCCATATCCGGCCGCCCCCACGGGCCGTAGACCGTAAAAAAACGCAGCCCCGTGCAAGGAATCCCGTACAGATGCGCGTAGCTGTGCGCCATCAGTTCCCCACCCTTCTTCGTCGCCGCATAAAGGCTGACCGGATGATCGACATTATCCGTCTCCGAAAACGGCAGCTTCCGGTTCGCCCCGTAAACCGAGGAGGAGGACGCAAACACCAGATGCCGCACCCCGTGATGCC
The sequence above is drawn from the Alphaproteobacteria bacterium genome and encodes:
- a CDS encoding NAD-dependent epimerase, with protein sequence MTRILVTGAAGFIGYHFVRRLCVSGGFEVLGIDNLNDYYDVSLKHGRLKALESCKNFIFKKLDLADEKGMAALFADFKPEIVVNLAAQAGVRYSLENPKAYVDSNLTGFLNVLEGCRHHGVRHLVFASSSSVYGANRKLPFSETDNVDHPVSLYAATKKGGELMAHSYAHLYGIPCTGLRFFTVYGPWGRPDMAYFKFTKAIVEGKAIDVYNNGDMRRDFTFIDDIVESMERVLEYIPKANPSYDLMNPDPSQSADPYRIYNIGAHSPENLMDLIQIIEKELGITAKKNFLPMQPGDVYATYADTDSLEAAVGFRPKTSLQEGMKTFMEWYKDYYSVGAAVPAKSAAKV
- a CDS encoding type II toxin-antitoxin system death-on-curing family toxin, producing the protein MSKIIWILETVALAVHDAQVGEHGGLAGVRDLSLLQSALARPQNLLNYGTPDLAALAASYGYGIARNHPFQDGNKRTAFVVTELFLLLNGFELAVDDAACVLMTVGLAGGSVSEEEFAAWIRENMKKL
- a CDS encoding sterol desaturase family protein, which translates into the protein MEQTTQALQKEEESALKYWLSWIAWPGLFMLCMTLTGIAFSFGIPILGFIFSYILLIFSLFFLERFMPHEREWLEPDGQTLADIAHTLTTKGTVHTLFVFAGVIGLSEVFRPVTEQGYGIFGPDLWPRNWPMGFQVAFAVVIAEFMCYWSHRTAHEIPVLWRFHAVHHSVTRLWFVNTGRFHFMDSLYRVLMGMIPLALLGAPMEVLQWMSAVTAFIGMLTHCNVEMRFGWLSSVFNTPGLHRWHHSRDLAEGNTNYGENIVLWDMIFGTYINPKDRRPPANIGINEFMPAKFTHQLLWPFLNKDKRKDFRAKAPGMGVRTKSG
- a CDS encoding AbrB/MazE/SpoVT family DNA-binding domain-containing protein, with translation MELKITKIGNSLGVVLPKEVLTHLNLEKGDALWLRETSEGVTLSPYDPSFAEQMDAARKLMKKRRNALRELAK